TTATCGTTAAGGAGGAAGTTCAAAAACAAAGAATGTCTATAGAGCATATTAGAACTGATCTTATGATTGCAGATCCGTTAACTAAAGACTTACAACCAAAGACATTTAAAGAATATGTACATAGAAATGATCTTGGTTGTATTgatgaacgaaattttatgatgTTTTGACACTTTGAACTCAATtatgatattttttttaaataaaatagatgtatttcatgtatattatGATTGTGTgcacataatttttaaaattatttaaaatggaAAAACCTTTATAGTTACTTAAAGACCTATTATATTGAGTTGTAATGTTGTAATATATGGAAGGAACTATGTTACTTAAAGCTGTATACAACTACTACAACTTGCATTTGCAATTCACTATAATGTGTTAATTATGATAAGTGTTATTTTTATGCGCACTCAACGTTTATTccattaaattttatgttttaccATGGCCAACTCCAATTACGTGTCAAATatttcttaaacttttgaaaatcatattatttaaaaatcttaaaatattttttatacaattttaaaattttaatttacacaAGATTTTGGATCTAAAAATCTTACACCCTTTTCCAATTTGGGTTTAACGATATTGTTTATATGCTTTTCTAATAATTTATAGAATATTTCATAATTATGTTGATCATTGTTAGTCTATACTTAATTGAATTTCAATTGCTTTTACTTCTAAATATAGAAGTTGAATCCATTGCAATTCTAATACAGATTTGTTTAGAAGCATTTTATAGAATTATTAGAAGTTCGAAAATATTTTTGGATCGTCATCAATGAAAGCGATTTAAAAGTAGGATTATCTAACCCATCCAATCTATTGAAATTTAGTTAAGAATATAATTTGCTTGATTTTagtaattaagaaaaaaatttgaatattttgggctaaattgtgcaTATATGTCGTCTTTTTTTGTTAATTAGTCAAATAGGTCGTTTTTTTCAAGATTTAAGAAAATAGGTTGATTTTAGAGAATGTGAAAGCGCGTCCGGCTGGACGAACTTTTGTCGACATATAAAAAAAGCGTGTGCAACTGTAAGCGTtttctgaaaattctaagaaaatgcATCTAGTTAGGCACTCTTTCTTTGACATGTCAATAAAAGTTCTTTCATTAATGGTTGTTTTTATCCCTAATAGCTTATTTGGGTTGTTTTGTTTTTGGCTTACCTTTCCTTGCTATTCCCAAAATGCCATGATAGGAAGATGTTAATTGGTATGAAATTTACCAACTTTTACGAATTTCTAGAATAAACCTATTTATGTGAGAAATGATTTTGGACCTTTTACCTTATAAATATTAGCTTAGCTTTTATGAGATGAGTTGATAGTAGGAATATATCATGTGGCTAGGCATGGGTGTTAAAGTCGGCACTTATGCCTTTTATTGCTCAATTTGCGTGAAATTTATGACACTTAGATATGTTATGGTTTTAGTAAAACTCCAATCATGGACGGGTCAATCAAGCATGGGATAGTAGGCTTAGtagattgaaaatattaaaattaaatagatTAAGAGTATATATTTAAATAAGTATCGAAGatatcaaatttaaatttatttatataataattgCATATATTATTCAGTGATGAATTGTTACAAGcgtattttattcaaaattttgagataaaattttgaaataatataGATTACCTAAATttgttttgattttaatttataaatgaataaaattatgttaaataaagtGTAGGATACCAAAATTGAAAATCGACCATTATATAGATGCCAATTTGAACATAATAGAGGGACCAAAATTGAAAATAGACCATTACCTTATAAAgagtaaaaaaagaaaagaaaaaaggacaGCTGTGTCTCTTGGGGATAGTATTTTATATAGGTGTAGATATAGATGCATTATGATAGTAGCAGTAAGATAAAAAGAAATTGACAATGGCGTGTAGTTTTAATTATCCGTATCAAATGGAAAGCTAAAATGTAAAGCAACAAGTTTAGCCAAAACCCAAACCAGCCCTTGTGTCTATCTTCTTCAttcatttttaatattaataaccAATTTTTATAAGTCCTTTCCCATCTGCATACTGAAagcagaaaaagggaaaataatcaaatattgtTAGTAAAATCGCCAATTTTGTCACAGTTCTCCATGCTGCAGTCTCTATCCATAACTTTCGGTGGTGGGTGCTTTTCCATATTCTAATTTTCCTTCAATTCTCTTTATTCCAACTGATTCTTTGCCTTCTCCCTTTCGTTTCCTTTCCTTTCTCTCGGAATGTGTTTTGCTGCGTAATAAATTTCCCTTGCCGCTTTTGTATTTTTGTGTACTTTTTATCTTCACACTTTCCGGATTGTTCTCTTTCATCATTGAATCTGCTCGTCTATCtatgaatgatttttttttctcttttgataaAGTTATTTTAGTTCATTTTTATTTTACTCATGTTGAATATGTGATTCGATCGAATTTGCCCCTTTTTTTCTCTGCTTGTTTTAGGAAGTTGGTGAGTTTTGATGTTTTTAAGTTTAGTTTTACTCTCCATTTTAGCAATTAGGGAATTTGGTTTATGTTATGTAAAAATTACTGTGAAATAGATAATTTGGTATGGTTCAAACTGCATTATTTTGATTACTTATATAGTACGAATTCACTAACTTTTAAGGTATTTCATGTCTCAGTTAAAGGAGCCTTTAATCCTGACTGGTGAAGGGCCATAAGAGGTTGTTAGTTACAAACTTACAAGTAATTTTCTGTGCACTTTACTATCTTTAGGAAATTGTTGcttgaaactttttctttttttctgttAGATGATTGCAATGATGTtgttattgtcaatgtttgatgtTAGCCATCTTGTTTATATCATGTTACCGGTGATTTTGTGACTTATGGCAGTAGTTTGCTTGCTTTGTAGGAAATTTATGGGTTTAGGCATTTCATGGGAGTCGCCGAAGATAGTGAACCACCCTTGAAACGTGTGAAAGGGCCCGTGGAAGAATCCAAGGGCTTGCCGGAGGATCATTCAACCACAAAATCTGTTTCTTGCTCTTTGGGAGATCAGATGGCTAGGCCTCTAACCTCCCAAGGGGATGGGGAAACAATTGGTTCACAAGGTGTTATAAGAAAAGcagaatttattaaaattataactaGGGCATTGTACTCGCTTGGTTATGACAAAAGTGGTGCCCTTCTAGAGGAGGAATCGGGAATACCATTGCATTCTTCGGTTGTTAATCTATTTATGGGGCAAGTGACCAATGGGAAATGGGATGATAGTGTGGCCACATTGCGAACGATTGGTCTCTCAGATGAAATAATGAAGTCAGCATCCTTCTTGATTTTGGAACAGAAGTTCCTTGAACTTCTTAAAATGGAAAAAGTTGCTGCTGCATTGGATACACTAAGGAATGAGATCGTTCCTCTTCATGTCAATCTCGACCGTGTTCATAAGCTTGCTTCCTGTATCATCTCTCCTTCGCAATGCATAAGACTTGGTATTTCTGGTCAAGATACTGAGGGTACAAAGTCGGGGTCAAAGATTCTAGAAAAACTACAGAAGTTGCTTCCTGCTGCAATCATGATTCCTGAAAAACGATTAGAGCATTTAGTAGAAAGGGCTCTTGATGTTCAACGAGAGGCTTGCGTGTTCCATAATACCTCAGATAGTGATCTCTCTTTGTACTCTGATCACCAGTGTGGAAAAAATCAGATTCCCTCCCAGACATTGCAGGTTAGTTTGATGGCAGTTCAATTTGCCTTCGCATTTGTTATAGCTGTCCTTTCTGGTCAAAGATGATAAATTGGACTTTCTCTTTTGGGTTTAGGGTGTAATTTTCTGCAGGTTATTTATTTTAGCAAGGGTATAGCACGTGGGAATGGTCATGTGTTGATTCATTGTATTATGCCATAGAGAAACTGCATCCTTTGATTAGGATTTCAGCTATGTTCGGTGGACATCTTTTATTCTTTTGGTATCCTTATTGTTGCTGTTAATCTCATCTCAGTTTTGATCAAGAAACAGATTTGTTCATTTAAATTGTAATTGCTTTCTAATGCATTATAACTTCTCATAATTTTACTGTGCATTTCGTTTTCGTGAGCTAACAAAGGAATCCCATAATTAAAACTTTATGTTTATATAAATGAAATCAGATACTAGAAGCACACAAAAATGAAGTTTGGTTTGTGCAATTCTCACATAATGGCAAATATTTGGGCTCATCATCTAAAGATCATTCAGCAATTATATGGGAGGTaagctttttatttattattggcTTTGCTTTGGCTTTTTCTGTCCTATTCCAAGGTATTAGTGCTTTAACTTGCTAAGACAGCACGCATTCGTGGGATTTTCCATTTAGTGATCATTTGTTCTCTTTTTTTGTGGTAATGTGCTACTCTTATGAGGCAAAGAAAAAATGTGGATAAGATTGAATGATATGTGGTAGAGTTTGCCTTATTGGTTTACTTGTTACAATTCAGTGACAATAAATAATCTATGATGACATAGTTGGGAATAGCTTAATAGTGGTGATGTGTGACCTCAATGATTCCCATGTTATTGgacttaaaaataattaactagTAATTTTCCTATTTCTTTTGCATATTGGCATGCAAACTTTTAATGTCATTTTATCAAATGTTGTTGGCCTAGCTGTTTCTGAGTTTGTGCAACCTGTAACCATGATTTTTAGTGGGTTTGAATTGAGCTACACTTTCTTAAGAATATTTTGAGGAAACTAATTGTTTTAAAATGATTATATTGAACTTGGCATCCCATGCAACCCCATAGCATCTTGTTTTACTAAATTTAGTATTTTTAACCTTTTAGGTTAAAGAAGATGGTCAGGTGTTATTGAAGCATACCCTTTGCGGTCATCAGAAACCAGTGTTAATAGTTTCGTGGAGCCCAGATGATAGTCAAATACTTACTTGTGGACAGGACGAGGTTATTAGGCGTTGGGATGTTAGTTCTGGAAAATGCCTCCATGTTTATGAAAAAACTGGTGTCGGTTTGATTTCTTGTGGATGGTTTCCGGATGGTAGAGGTATATTTGCGGGGATGACCGACAAGAGCATCTGTCTCTGGGATTTGGATGGAAGAGATTTGGAGTGCTGGAAAGGACAGAGGACGCTTAGAATCTCAGATATGGCCATAACTGATGATGGAAAGAGGATTATTAGTGTATGCAGAGAATCTGCTATTCTATTGCTCGACAGGGAAGCAAAATTTGATAGATTGATCGAAGAGGTGGATATGATTACTTCCTTCTCATTATCAAAAGACAACAAGTTCTTATTGGTTAATCTTATGAACCAAGAAATCCATCTCTGGAGCATAGAAGGTGATCCTAAACTTATTTCAGAATACAAAGGTCACAAACGTACCCGATTTGTAATTAGATCTTGTTTTGGTGGACTCGATCAATCTTTTATTGCCAGTGGCAGTGAGGATTCACAGGTACTCCTCTTTGACTAGAAAGGAGCATTAGGCGAACATAATAGATGATACTATTTTTGAACTGTTGCTATCTGTAAAATTTGTTGCATTTGATGCTTTGAAAGTTGATTTTCTTGCACATGCATTTGTAGAGTAAGTCCAAGAGAGAGTCTGCTGGTATATCATTTAGGTTCATGTTTTTTTCCAACTGAGTATGTTCTGTTAACTATTATGTAACTGCTGTAACGCTAATTAAGTTGCGTGCACATACACAGTTATGTTCCGTTAACTATTATGTAACCGCTGTAACGCTAATGAAGTTGTGTGCACATACACAGTTATCAAGAAGACAGCTTTTTGTAGACAATGAAGCAGTGTATCGTTTCTTGTTGCAGGTGTATATATGGCACAGATGCTCAGGTGAGCTACTACTGGCATTGCCTGGACATTCTGGAGCAGTGAACTGTGTGAGCTGGAATCCAGGAAACCTTCACATGCTAGCTTCAGCTAGTGATGACGGAACAATCCGGATTTGGGGGTTAGATCGCTTTAACCTGAAAGGTGGAGAGCAGAGCAATGGTAGCAACCACCAGTGCAATGGAAGGAGCTAAATGAAACAATTTATAGTCTATCAAATGATTCCTCTCAAATCGGTGTAAATTATGCAATTATTTGTTTCTGTTCTTTGACATCCTAAAGCAGGAAAAAGGCCAAATGCTATTCTGATATGACACTTTCAGCTTGATACCCATTTCTTTTCTTCACTGTCTTCCTTCCTGACGTGGGTTATTGTATTGCTAGTATTCAAATATTATATATCCATTATAGTTTTATCTTTATCAGATCGGTCTTTCTAGCACCAGTCTCTTCTCAGCTTGGCCTTTCTAGCAACATTCTCTATCGGAATTGCCTTGCCGGCAATATGTTCTGTCCGAAGGCAATGACCATAGTATGGTATCCTCCAGGTTTAAGGGTTTTGTCGCCATTAATTTCACTGCGTCAAAGTTTCCACATTCATAGCATACCAAAAATGGAGAATCTGCTGTAGCTTTGCCCTTTACTTGCTTAACAACACCGCCTCTTCTAAGTGGCTCGTCAGTGACTTCAATTTCGACACGCTTGCTGATTTACGTGACGTGACACTACAAAATTTCTCTAGTTTGGATTTATTACTCGGATAGGCTTATTTAAaaacaatttattagttaaaatcaattTTAAACAAATTACTTCAGTCACTTAGATTTATTCTCGTTCGAAAAACAGTTGGATTTTGTTTAGAACTGAATTGAAATATGGATAATAAATCAATTAGAATTTAACAGAGAGCATCAAGTAGCGAAATGAATTAAGCCCATTTAAACTATGGGTCGAGACACAAGTCAGCCTAACTCGTTTTTTAATGgttgtaatattttatattatattatttttatatattatgtaatttataacacaaaataaatttatccgaaatatataatactattagaatataaatattaaaaaatgttacgataactatataaaaatttttaataaataaaaaatatataaaattgttaaatactaagttaaaataatatgaaCAGGTCTAAATGAGCATGAGTTAACAATTTACAAATATGAGCTAATTTAGATTCATATTTTATGCTAAACTAAACTTTAACAaatataaaatgtattaatatcaTGTTTAAGCCCGTTCAGGAGTGTATTAACTATGGGCAGTAGTGGTGTGAGGATTAGCGACCAAAAGCTGCCTGCCTACATACGTTGGTCTGGAAATCTAGAATTCTAGTCTCAGTTCATCAAATTTGTGTAATTGGATGATGGGTAAATGGCAAGACTGAGTTGGGATCGTTGTCTGGAATCTTAGGTGGAGCATATTATGGGAACAAAGGAATGCATTCCTTTTCAAGAACCAGAATTTCAGCTGTGTGGACGTTATTACGAAATGCTTTCAATTGGGTGAGGAACATCATGTGGATGGCAGAAGTACAAGCGGGATGCCTCTTTCAGCTTTTGTTAGAGAACATCAGGGGGTTGTAAGCTAATAAAGTTCCTTATTTTATGTCGACACTTGAATATGATCCTAATGGAGTCTTACAGAGATTTGATCAGCCACCTCAAGTTTGTGGGCTACTTTCACATGATACTAGTGGTTTATTGATTTCTAATGGTTTAATGGTAAAAGTACTCTCGAGGTACTGTACTAAAAATCGGAGTATAATTTATGTTAGATTAAATAACAAATTAATTcttctattaaaaaattaatttatttctatttttaagaGCTGATATGAATGGCAAAACAATTATGTAGTGACACATGGCATGATACGTGTATCTCATGCTAACATGGTAAtatctattttaaaaaaaaaaccctaaaaataaatattttttagtaattatttaaaaaacaCATTTAAGATAAACTTCAACAACCTAAGCAAACATTTGTCAACTTTTAAAACAGGAACCTCCATagtatttttacaaataattaatcTCCTTTGCATGAGTTTTTGCCCTTTTTACcaattttacaaaatttaaatatctattttacaATTTTACTCAATTTGGTTAGTATTATGTTATTTTTTGATATTTTCTCTAAGATTATGGACTTATCCTTATGTTTTTAACTCTTTTGCCTTCATTTggtaagtatttttatttttatttttgtaacatatttttattttaaaattttgaaaagcatatttattaaatagaaataaatatttgttttatagtgaaaacataaaaatatgtttggtatttattttatatattaaaaatagaagtaaaataaaataaaatttacatttataTGGATTTAAATTAGAGTATTAGGTTAAATATTTGAAAAACtattaataaaagaataattttGTGTTTCGTGTGTTTGAACTAGGATTTATTCATGTGAATTCATATGCTTCATTTGGTTCGAGTGTAATAATAtgagaaaaaatttatttattacatatgtATTACAATAGttagatataaaataaagaataacgaatacaaattTAAAGTTGAAATTAAAAAGCCGAGTAAAACTCTTGTAAAAACAATACCTCTTCAAAATAAGTAAAAAACTTGTCCCCTCTTTGCCAAAAATAAGCCATGAGACAAGGGCGAAGTCAAAAAGTTTTGTTACGAAGagctgaaattaaattgtaatttttacgatagtaaaaatgtaatttcaccatttaaataatttatattttcataattttcaaatggattaaatcaaatttttattatttttttaggataaaatataatttttttttactaatttaaaattttaaaaattctaaagaaCTTAAATGAATAATTTTCCGTCTTAAGGGGATGGGGCCGTTACCAACCCCTAAATACGCCATTGCCATGTAACTAAATAGTATCAATTAAATTCCCTTATTACTAAgtcatatattaaaaaatatgtaaaaaacTAAACGAATCATTAAAGTTGAAAACatttgttttcatatagcaaGACCAAAGCTCCTTCTCGGTCAATTCAAGAACAAGGAACTTGAGAAGGAACAAGAGCAAGGGCCTCATTGAGCACGACCAAAGCTCCTTGGTTGATTGTGAGCTTGTGTTTCAGGCCTAAACCACCTCAAAGGTTATTGATCTGATGATGGTTgatgcttttttttcttttgcgtGAAAAATACCATGTGAATGCATTAGAGGGTAGTTATAGTA
This window of the Gossypium arboreum isolate Shixiya-1 chromosome 12, ASM2569848v2, whole genome shotgun sequence genome carries:
- the LOC108479595 gene encoding WD repeat-containing protein 26 homolog; translation: MGVAEDSEPPLKRVKGPVEESKGLPEDHSTTKSVSCSLGDQMARPLTSQGDGETIGSQGVIRKAEFIKIITRALYSLGYDKSGALLEEESGIPLHSSVVNLFMGQVTNGKWDDSVATLRTIGLSDEIMKSASFLILEQKFLELLKMEKVAAALDTLRNEIVPLHVNLDRVHKLASCIISPSQCIRLGISGQDTEGTKSGSKILEKLQKLLPAAIMIPEKRLEHLVERALDVQREACVFHNTSDSDLSLYSDHQCGKNQIPSQTLQILEAHKNEVWFVQFSHNGKYLGSSSKDHSAIIWEVKEDGQVLLKHTLCGHQKPVLIVSWSPDDSQILTCGQDEVIRRWDVSSGKCLHVYEKTGVGLISCGWFPDGRGIFAGMTDKSICLWDLDGRDLECWKGQRTLRISDMAITDDGKRIISVCRESAILLLDREAKFDRLIEEVDMITSFSLSKDNKFLLVNLMNQEIHLWSIEGDPKLISEYKGHKRTRFVIRSCFGGLDQSFIASGSEDSQVYIWHRCSGELLLALPGHSGAVNCVSWNPGNLHMLASASDDGTIRIWGLDRFNLKGGEQSNGSNHQCNGRS